In Streptomyces violaceusniger Tu 4113, one DNA window encodes the following:
- a CDS encoding sugar phosphate isomerase/epimerase family protein — translation MKLGMLTACLPHLSLAEIAAWASEAGYEALEVAAWPRTGGRDFEAAHLPVAGFGQRDAEEIRGLFERHRLDLSALAYYENNLHPDPARRAEIHAHLKAVIDTAAALDVPYVGTFVGRDWTRPVAPNLEEAEKVFPELVEYAGERDVRLIIENCVMEGWHPDGCPGNLAYSPELWEWMFSLGLYLNWDPSHLTWIGVDPVQTIAPYADRIVHAQAKDLQILPGKVDRYGFFGKAVQREDPWDTGWWRYRVPGRGQVDWSAVVDALYEHGFTGTLSVEHEDPVWGGTEEKVKTGLEIAHRTLRPLIVA, via the coding sequence ATGAAACTCGGCATGCTCACCGCCTGTCTGCCCCATCTCTCCCTGGCCGAGATCGCCGCATGGGCGAGCGAGGCGGGATATGAGGCCCTGGAGGTCGCGGCCTGGCCACGCACCGGAGGCCGGGACTTCGAGGCCGCGCACCTGCCCGTGGCCGGTTTCGGCCAACGCGACGCCGAGGAGATCCGGGGGCTGTTCGAGCGCCACCGCCTCGACCTCTCGGCCCTGGCGTACTACGAGAACAACCTCCACCCCGACCCTGCGCGCCGCGCGGAGATCCACGCCCATCTCAAGGCGGTCATCGACACCGCGGCGGCCCTCGACGTCCCGTACGTGGGCACCTTCGTGGGCCGCGACTGGACCCGGCCGGTGGCGCCCAATCTGGAAGAGGCCGAGAAGGTCTTCCCGGAACTCGTCGAGTACGCGGGGGAGAGGGACGTCCGCCTCATCATCGAGAACTGTGTGATGGAGGGCTGGCACCCGGACGGCTGTCCGGGCAACCTCGCCTATTCGCCCGAGCTGTGGGAGTGGATGTTCTCCCTCGGGCTGTATCTGAACTGGGATCCGTCGCATCTGACGTGGATCGGTGTCGATCCGGTGCAAACCATCGCGCCTTACGCGGACCGGATCGTGCACGCCCAGGCCAAGGACCTCCAGATCCTCCCCGGAAAGGTGGACCGCTACGGGTTCTTCGGCAAGGCGGTCCAGCGGGAGGACCCGTGGGACACCGGCTGGTGGCGCTACCGCGTGCCCGGCCGGGGCCAGGTCGACTGGAGCGCCGTCGTGGACGCCCTCTACGAGCACGGATTCACCGGGACCCTCTCGGTCGAGCACGAGGATCCGGTGTGGGGCGGTACCGAGGAGAAGGTCAAAACCGGCCTGGAGATCGCCCACCGCACCCTGCGCCCGCTGATCGTCGCCTGA
- a CDS encoding NADP-dependent oxidoreductase, which produces MTTVTNAYGFTAYGGPDVERFLDLPLPSPGPGELLIEVHAAGVNPVDWKVREGTHRSFLPLDLPAVFGREAAGVVVGLGPGVAGFAVGDAVFGSSARGCGGYATHAVLTADFTIPKPEGLSFTDAAALPVAAGTAYDSVRGLDMTAGETLLILGVGGGVGVAAAQLAASKGVSVVGTASRAKRDFVASLGATPVPYDSDDTADRLAAALPNGADAVLDLVGGDALDTVSALMSPGCRVLTVAGPDTAARFGARPLSRANRAETLGELAHRVQDGRLHPHVREIFPFAEAPSALRAVETGHPWGKVVLEIRTGPR; this is translated from the coding sequence ATGACGACCGTGACGAACGCCTACGGATTCACGGCATACGGCGGCCCGGACGTGGAGCGCTTCCTGGACCTTCCACTCCCCTCCCCCGGTCCGGGGGAACTGCTGATCGAGGTCCACGCGGCAGGCGTCAATCCGGTCGACTGGAAGGTGCGCGAGGGAACGCACCGGTCGTTCCTTCCGCTCGACCTCCCGGCGGTGTTCGGGCGCGAGGCGGCCGGGGTGGTGGTGGGCCTCGGCCCGGGAGTGGCGGGGTTCGCCGTGGGGGACGCGGTGTTCGGCAGCAGTGCGCGTGGCTGCGGTGGCTACGCGACGCATGCCGTGCTGACCGCCGACTTCACGATCCCGAAGCCGGAGGGGCTGTCCTTCACCGATGCGGCGGCCCTCCCCGTGGCGGCGGGGACCGCGTACGACTCCGTGCGCGGGCTCGACATGACCGCCGGGGAGACCCTGCTGATCCTGGGCGTCGGGGGCGGGGTGGGAGTGGCGGCGGCCCAACTCGCCGCGTCAAAGGGGGTGTCGGTGGTCGGAACCGCGTCCCGCGCGAAGCGGGATTTCGTGGCGTCCCTGGGTGCCACGCCCGTTCCGTACGACAGCGATGACACCGCGGACCGGCTGGCCGCCGCGCTTCCGAACGGGGCCGATGCCGTGCTGGACCTGGTGGGCGGCGACGCGCTGGACACGGTCTCCGCCCTGATGTCCCCTGGCTGCCGTGTCCTTACCGTCGCCGGTCCGGACACCGCGGCCCGCTTCGGCGCCCGGCCGCTGTCCCGCGCCAACCGGGCGGAGACCCTGGGTGAGCTCGCCCACCGCGTCCAGGACGGCCGGCTCCATCCCCACGTCCGGGAGATCTTCCCCTTCGCCGAGGCCCCGTCCGCCCTCCGGGCGGTCGAAACCGGCCACCCCTGGGGAAAGGTGGTACTGGAGATCCGGACCGGGCCTCGATGA
- a CDS encoding ABC transporter ATP-binding protein, with protein sequence MSTTATPTPTPAPGNMLEVDGVVVEYAAKSRRGRPFRALHGVSLDIRPGETVGLVGESGSGKTTLGRAVLGLAPVAEGEIRYAGRAISRLSARERRALSAEIQVVFQDPYTSLNPAMTVGDILAEPLLVSGTSRAAAEERVSGLLDQVRLPADAAHRLPREFSGGQRQRVAIARALCRDPRLIVCDEPVSALDLSTQARVLELFVEIQERTGVAYLFITHDLSVVRCVSHRVAVMYGGRIVETGEAAAVTSGPRDPYTRRLMLAAPVPDPARQRERREQRRNLKSVGAE encoded by the coding sequence ATGAGCACCACAGCGACACCGACACCTACACCGGCCCCCGGCAACATGCTCGAAGTCGACGGCGTGGTGGTGGAGTACGCCGCCAAGAGCCGGCGCGGTCGGCCGTTCCGGGCCCTGCACGGCGTCTCCCTGGACATCCGGCCAGGTGAGACGGTCGGGCTGGTCGGCGAGTCCGGCTCGGGCAAGACGACGCTCGGGCGTGCGGTGCTCGGACTCGCCCCGGTGGCCGAGGGCGAGATCCGCTATGCGGGCCGGGCGATCTCGCGGCTGAGCGCGCGCGAGCGGCGTGCGCTCAGCGCCGAGATCCAGGTCGTCTTCCAGGACCCCTACACCTCGCTGAACCCGGCGATGACCGTGGGCGACATCCTCGCCGAGCCCCTGCTGGTCTCCGGCACCTCCCGCGCCGCGGCCGAGGAGCGGGTCAGCGGGTTGCTCGACCAGGTGCGGCTGCCGGCCGACGCCGCGCACCGGCTGCCGCGGGAGTTCTCCGGCGGGCAGCGCCAGCGTGTCGCGATCGCCCGGGCCCTGTGCCGCGACCCGCGGCTGATCGTGTGCGACGAACCGGTCAGCGCGCTGGATTTGTCCACCCAGGCGCGGGTCCTGGAACTGTTCGTGGAGATCCAGGAGCGCACCGGCGTGGCCTATCTGTTCATCACCCACGATCTGTCGGTGGTGCGGTGTGTCAGTCATCGCGTGGCCGTGATGTACGGCGGCCGGATCGTGGAGACGGGGGAGGCCGCGGCCGTGACCAGCGGCCCGCGGGACCCCTATACCCGGCGGCTCATGCTCGCCGCCCCCGTACCGGACCCGGCACGCCAGCGGGAACGCCGGGAGCAGCGCCGGAACCTCAAGTCCGTGGGGGCGGAATGA
- a CDS encoding dipeptide/oligopeptide/nickel ABC transporter permease/ATP-binding protein: MTQSARRDTRGTPDSTPGTARRRGHPLSRLLHNRVAVVCLVLLALIVAASAFAPLLTSASPTRSTLDDAFAPPGGGHLLGADSVGRDVLARLLYGGRVSLLGGFIAVVVALLIGVPAGLLAGYYRGRLDAVVSWVASLVMAAPAIMVLLVSIAAIGPDTNATMAVLGLILAPGVFRLVRASVTSVREELYVDAARVSGLGDARIVRRHILPVVQAPTIIQSAQMFGVAVVIQAGIEFLGLGSAGQASWGAMLNEAFANLYTKPTMLVAPGLAIVITVATLGLLANALRDALLDTPGPAARRRPRPAAAPASTPGPADDDSLLAVEDLRVTYATRDGERTVVDGVSLTVRRGEVVGLVGESGSGKSQTAFAILGLLPPEGRSEAGRLSFDGRDLRGLGRKERNALRGCRIAYVPQEPMSNLDPAFRIGTQLTDPMRAHLKLTAREAREKALALLERVGIAEPERVYHAYPHQISGGMAQRVLIAGAVSCDPELLIADEPTTALDVTVQAEVLDLLRELQQEREMGLILVTHNFGVVADICDRVVVMRTGQVVETAPAEKLFAEPRHEYTRMLLDSTLEDAPPRAPLRTPATGGPLQETV; the protein is encoded by the coding sequence ATGACGCAATCCGCACGCCGCGACACCCGCGGCACACCCGACTCCACGCCGGGCACCGCCCGCCGACGCGGCCATCCGCTGAGCCGCCTGCTGCACAACCGGGTGGCGGTGGTGTGCCTGGTCCTGCTGGCGCTCATCGTCGCGGCCAGTGCGTTCGCGCCCCTGCTCACCTCGGCCAGTCCCACCCGCTCCACCCTGGACGACGCCTTCGCCCCGCCCGGCGGCGGTCATCTCCTCGGCGCCGACAGCGTCGGACGGGATGTGCTCGCACGGCTGCTGTACGGCGGCCGGGTCAGCCTGCTGGGCGGGTTCATCGCCGTCGTGGTCGCCCTGCTGATCGGTGTTCCGGCCGGGCTGCTCGCCGGCTACTACCGGGGCCGGCTCGACGCCGTCGTGAGCTGGGTGGCGAGTCTCGTCATGGCCGCGCCCGCCATCATGGTGCTGCTGGTCTCCATCGCCGCGATCGGCCCCGACACCAACGCGACGATGGCGGTGCTCGGCCTCATCCTCGCCCCCGGTGTCTTCCGCCTCGTGCGCGCCTCCGTCACCTCGGTGCGCGAGGAGCTGTACGTCGACGCCGCCCGCGTCAGCGGACTCGGCGACGCCCGTATCGTGCGGCGGCACATCCTGCCGGTGGTGCAGGCACCCACCATCATCCAGTCGGCGCAGATGTTCGGCGTGGCCGTCGTCATCCAGGCGGGCATCGAATTCCTCGGCCTCGGCTCGGCCGGGCAGGCAAGCTGGGGCGCGATGCTCAACGAGGCGTTCGCCAATCTGTACACCAAGCCCACCATGCTGGTGGCCCCCGGCCTGGCGATCGTGATCACCGTGGCGACGCTCGGCCTGCTCGCCAACGCCCTGCGCGACGCGCTCCTGGACACGCCCGGCCCGGCGGCCCGGCGGCGCCCACGCCCCGCGGCGGCCCCGGCGAGCACACCCGGTCCGGCCGACGACGACAGCCTCCTCGCCGTCGAGGACCTGCGGGTCACCTACGCCACCCGCGACGGCGAGCGCACCGTGGTGGACGGGGTGTCGCTCACCGTGCGCCGCGGTGAAGTGGTCGGCCTGGTAGGCGAGTCGGGCTCCGGCAAGAGCCAGACGGCGTTCGCCATCCTCGGGCTGCTGCCCCCGGAAGGCCGGAGCGAGGCCGGCCGGCTCAGCTTCGACGGCCGCGATCTGCGGGGGCTCGGCCGTAAGGAGCGGAACGCGCTGCGCGGCTGCCGCATCGCCTACGTCCCCCAGGAGCCGATGTCCAACCTCGACCCGGCCTTCCGCATCGGCACCCAGCTCACCGACCCGATGCGGGCGCATCTGAAGCTGACCGCGCGGGAGGCGCGGGAGAAGGCCCTGGCCCTGCTGGAACGGGTCGGCATCGCCGAGCCGGAGCGCGTCTACCACGCCTATCCGCACCAGATCTCCGGCGGCATGGCCCAGCGGGTCCTCATCGCGGGCGCCGTCTCCTGCGACCCCGAGCTGCTGATCGCGGACGAGCCCACCACGGCGCTGGATGTCACCGTCCAGGCCGAAGTCCTGGACCTGCTGCGGGAGTTGCAGCAGGAGCGGGAGATGGGGCTCATCCTGGTGACGCACAACTTCGGGGTGGTCGCGGACATCTGCGACCGCGTGGTCGTCATGCGCACCGGCCAGGTCGTCGAAACCGCCCCGGCCGAGAAGCTGTTCGCCGAGCCGCGGCACGAGTACACCCGCATGCTGCTGGACTCGACGCTGGAGGACGCCCCGCCCCGCGCCCCCCTGCGAACTCCCGCGACGGGCGGACCCCTCCAGGAGACGGTATGA
- a CDS encoding ABC transporter substrate-binding protein, translating to MNHPGTRTRPRVAALTLLSLLALTACGGSGGTDSTTPAGAQASPAPTDDPVAAVRKVDSVAALLPADVARSGTLRMGSSIGAPPGAYYPNGPDKKPAGQDIDIADAVAKVLGVRLERQDASFETILPALGSGKFDVGTGNFGVTAERLKTIDFVTYINDGQGFAVKKGGTALSRKVTDLTELCGLTIGTGAGTTFEATLTRQKGVCAKVGKKPYDVKVYAENGAVLTALQQGRIDVVMSTINGLRYQAAQSAAHTSFLGEYHRLDVGFAFKKGSPLTRAFRAAVNELIENGIYARILEKWGTSASAIDASRINPPEHTQG from the coding sequence GTGAACCACCCCGGGACCAGAACTCGGCCGCGCGTCGCCGCGCTGACGCTGCTGTCACTCCTGGCGCTGACCGCATGCGGTGGCTCCGGTGGCACGGACAGCACAACGCCGGCGGGAGCCCAGGCCTCTCCCGCGCCGACCGACGACCCGGTCGCCGCAGTACGGAAGGTGGACTCCGTCGCCGCCCTGCTGCCCGCCGACGTCGCCAGGTCCGGCACCCTGAGGATGGGCAGCTCGATCGGGGCTCCGCCGGGCGCGTACTACCCGAACGGCCCGGACAAGAAGCCCGCGGGTCAGGACATCGACATCGCCGACGCGGTGGCCAAGGTACTCGGCGTCAGGCTGGAACGTCAGGACGCCTCCTTCGAGACGATCCTGCCCGCCCTCGGCAGCGGCAAGTTCGACGTGGGCACCGGCAACTTCGGCGTGACCGCCGAGCGTCTGAAGACCATCGACTTCGTCACCTATATCAACGACGGCCAGGGCTTCGCGGTAAAGAAGGGCGGCACGGCGCTCAGCCGGAAGGTCACCGATCTGACCGAGCTGTGCGGGCTGACCATCGGCACCGGGGCCGGCACCACCTTCGAGGCGACCCTCACCCGGCAGAAGGGGGTGTGCGCCAAGGTCGGGAAGAAGCCGTACGACGTGAAGGTCTACGCGGAGAACGGAGCCGTCCTCACGGCCCTGCAGCAGGGCCGCATCGACGTCGTGATGTCCACCATCAACGGACTGCGGTACCAAGCGGCCCAGTCCGCCGCCCATACCTCCTTCCTCGGCGAGTACCACCGCCTCGACGTCGGTTTCGCCTTCAAGAAGGGCTCTCCGCTCACCCGCGCCTTCCGGGCCGCCGTGAACGAGTTGATCGAGAACGGCATATACGCCCGGATCCTCGAGAAGTGGGGCACCAGCGCCTCCGCGATCGACGCGTCGCGGATCAACCCGCCCGAACACACCCAAGGGTGA
- a CDS encoding LLM class flavin-dependent oxidoreductase, translated as MPVEFLGIAATHDGSETTARSGGAFDKEYTLRLARAHEDHGWDRVLFAYGSGSPDPAPAAAYIASRLDRLQILLAHRPNVSYPTFAAKTFATLDQISEGRLTVHFITGGNDHEQGREGDTLTKDQRYARTREYIQIVRKIWTTHEPFDHEGEHYRFRDFVSDVFPAQQPRPDISFGGSSPAAYAAGGAEADIYCLWGEPLEKTAEQIEAVKAAAKAAGRTDVPRIQVAFRPIIAPTEELAWEKARRTVGAIEARKASGESVTRRHTGQAHPQNSGSQRLLAIAEAGERYDRALWTPTAAATGGAGNSNALVGTPETVARALLDYYDLGVDILSARGYDLLGDAIDFGRHVIPIVREEVAKRDAERAARGVQTLAAVHR; from the coding sequence ATGCCCGTGGAATTCCTCGGCATCGCCGCGACCCATGACGGTTCCGAGACCACCGCACGCTCCGGTGGCGCATTCGACAAGGAGTACACACTCCGGCTTGCCAGGGCCCACGAGGACCATGGCTGGGACCGGGTGCTGTTCGCCTACGGATCCGGATCGCCCGACCCCGCGCCGGCCGCCGCGTACATCGCGAGCAGGCTGGACAGGCTCCAGATCCTGCTCGCCCACCGGCCCAACGTCTCGTATCCGACCTTCGCCGCCAAGACCTTCGCCACTCTCGACCAGATCAGCGAGGGGCGGCTGACCGTGCACTTCATCACCGGCGGCAACGACCACGAGCAGGGCCGTGAGGGCGACACGCTCACCAAGGACCAGCGCTACGCCCGCACCCGCGAGTACATCCAGATCGTCAGGAAGATCTGGACCACTCACGAGCCCTTCGACCACGAGGGCGAGCACTACCGCTTCCGTGACTTCGTCAGTGACGTGTTCCCGGCCCAACAGCCCCGCCCGGACATCTCGTTCGGCGGATCGTCCCCCGCCGCGTACGCCGCGGGAGGCGCCGAGGCCGACATCTACTGCCTGTGGGGCGAGCCCCTGGAGAAGACCGCCGAGCAGATCGAGGCGGTGAAGGCCGCCGCGAAGGCCGCGGGCCGTACCGACGTCCCGCGCATCCAGGTGGCGTTCCGCCCGATCATCGCCCCGACCGAGGAACTCGCCTGGGAGAAGGCCCGCCGCACGGTGGGCGCGATCGAGGCCCGCAAGGCGAGCGGCGAGTCGGTCACCAGGCGCCACACCGGGCAGGCACATCCGCAGAACTCCGGCTCACAGCGGCTGCTCGCCATCGCCGAGGCGGGGGAGCGCTACGACCGCGCGCTGTGGACGCCGACCGCCGCGGCGACCGGTGGGGCGGGCAACTCCAATGCCCTGGTCGGCACCCCCGAGACGGTCGCCCGGGCCCTCCTCGACTACTACGACCTCGGCGTCGACATCCTCTCCGCCCGCGGCTACGACCTGCTGGGCGACGCCATCGACTTCGGTCGGCACGTGATCCCGATCGTCCGTGAGGAGGTCGCCAAGCGTGATGCCGAGCGTGCGGCGCGTGGCGTGCAGACCCTGGCCGCCGTACACCGATGA
- a CDS encoding Gfo/Idh/MocA family protein has product MAQHTARHRIGILGAGNIFGRYAEGLRTFPELDVIRVADVDPARAERAAAEYAIPAWGGPDELLEDDAVEIVINITPPAFHAKTVIAALEAGKHVYVEKPLAATVEEAREVLDAAERSGKLLGSAPDTFLGSAVQTARHAIDTGLIGEPVGATAFVRSSRSETWHPDPRAFYGRAAGPCWTWAPTTWPRSSTASARSGRCPPPPASARRPARSPAPSGWSTR; this is encoded by the coding sequence ATGGCCCAGCACACTGCACGGCACCGCATCGGGATTCTGGGCGCCGGCAACATCTTCGGCCGCTATGCCGAGGGACTGCGCACCTTTCCGGAGCTCGACGTGATCCGGGTGGCCGACGTCGACCCGGCCCGCGCGGAGCGTGCCGCGGCCGAATACGCCATCCCGGCCTGGGGCGGTCCCGACGAGCTTCTCGAGGACGACGCCGTCGAGATCGTCATCAACATCACCCCGCCGGCGTTCCACGCGAAGACCGTCATCGCGGCGCTGGAGGCGGGCAAGCACGTCTACGTCGAGAAGCCGCTCGCGGCCACCGTCGAGGAGGCCCGCGAGGTCCTCGACGCCGCCGAGCGCAGTGGGAAGCTGCTGGGCTCGGCCCCGGACACCTTTCTCGGCAGCGCCGTGCAGACCGCCCGGCACGCGATCGACACCGGCCTGATCGGCGAACCCGTCGGCGCCACCGCCTTCGTCCGGTCCAGCCGTTCCGAGACCTGGCACCCGGACCCCCGGGCCTTCTACGGCCGGGCGGCGGGCCCGTGCTGGACATGGGCCCCTACTACCTGGCCGCGCTCGTCAACTGCCTCGGCCCGGTCCGGCAGGTGTCCGCCGCCACCCGCGTCGGCGCGAAGACCCGCGAGGTCACCAGCCCCGAGCGGGTGGTCGACGAGATAA
- a CDS encoding amino acid ABC transporter permease, with amino-acid sequence MATPSRTTAPDAVPVPVDKRPETGAPGPGDLPRIVPRRRIGRRLTAAAALLVFAMVVNSVVRNDAFQWDVVGRYFTTGAVLDGLLLTLWLTGAVMVLGFLLGIPLAVMRLSTNPVLSILSWGYVWIFRSTPLLVQLLFWFNIGALYPTLGLGLPFGPQFVTVKTVNLLGPTLTAVIGLTLHEAAYAAEVIRGGILSVDSGQTEAAQALGLGRRRTLRRIVIPQAMRSIVPTAGNMLIGTLKGTSIVSVLAVHDLLYSVQLVYNQSYQVIPLLMVATLWYIAVTTVLSAGQFYVERYYARGAARALPPTPLQRLRARAAAVPRARSRATTARTGV; translated from the coding sequence ATGGCCACGCCTTCCCGTACCACCGCACCCGACGCGGTGCCCGTCCCCGTCGACAAGCGCCCCGAGACGGGCGCCCCCGGTCCCGGCGACCTGCCGCGGATCGTGCCGCGCCGACGCATCGGCCGCCGGCTGACCGCCGCCGCCGCGCTCCTGGTCTTCGCGATGGTGGTCAACTCCGTTGTGCGCAATGACGCTTTCCAGTGGGACGTGGTGGGCCGGTACTTCACCACCGGCGCCGTACTCGACGGACTGCTGCTGACCCTGTGGCTGACCGGCGCGGTGATGGTGCTCGGTTTCCTGCTCGGCATCCCGCTGGCGGTGATGCGGCTGTCCACCAACCCGGTGCTGTCCATACTGAGTTGGGGCTATGTATGGATCTTCCGCTCCACGCCGCTGCTGGTCCAGCTACTGTTCTGGTTCAACATCGGCGCTCTGTACCCGACACTCGGCCTCGGCCTCCCCTTCGGCCCGCAGTTCGTCACCGTCAAGACGGTCAATCTGCTCGGCCCCACCCTCACCGCCGTCATCGGGCTGACCCTGCACGAGGCCGCCTACGCCGCCGAGGTGATACGCGGCGGCATCCTGTCCGTGGACTCCGGCCAGACCGAGGCCGCCCAGGCACTCGGACTCGGCAGACGGCGCACACTGCGCCGGATCGTCATTCCGCAGGCGATGCGTTCCATCGTGCCGACCGCGGGGAACATGCTGATCGGCACGCTCAAGGGGACCAGCATCGTCAGCGTGCTGGCCGTGCACGACCTGCTGTACTCGGTGCAACTGGTCTACAACCAGAGCTACCAGGTCATCCCGCTGCTCATGGTGGCCACCCTCTGGTACATCGCGGTCACCACCGTACTGAGCGCGGGACAGTTCTATGTCGAGCGGTACTACGCGCGGGGGGCCGCGCGGGCACTGCCGCCCACCCCGCTGCAACGGCTGCGCGCCCGTGCGGCCGCCGTCCCGCGCGCCCGGTCGCGCGCCACGACAGCCAGGACCGGCGTCTGA
- a CDS encoding ABC transporter permease: MLTFLVRRVAAGLVLLYVLATTAFAMMSLTGTDAARNIAGNMATPAQIAAKKHELGLDRPWIAQYGQWLGHAVRGDFGTSWFGGDSVSESLVLKAPVSLSIVVGGLLLATVLSVVLGVAAAVRRGWLDRVVQATAIVGYAVPSFLMALMLSATLAVQLRWLPATGYVPLADSPSGWLQSITLPAVSLAIGAIAATAQQVRGSVIDVLRQDFVRTLRSRGMSERRVLFRHVLRNAAPPALTVLSLQFISLVGGAVVIEKVFGLPGVGSAAVTATVNGDTPLVMGVVVYLVLIVVAVNLLVDLAYGWLNPKVRVR; encoded by the coding sequence ATGCTGACCTTTCTCGTGCGCCGCGTCGCGGCCGGCCTGGTGCTCCTCTATGTGCTCGCGACGACGGCGTTCGCGATGATGAGCCTCACCGGGACCGACGCCGCGCGCAACATCGCCGGCAATATGGCGACGCCCGCACAAATCGCCGCGAAGAAACACGAGTTGGGCCTGGACCGGCCGTGGATCGCCCAGTACGGACAGTGGCTGGGCCACGCGGTCCGGGGCGACTTCGGGACCTCCTGGTTCGGCGGTGACTCCGTCTCCGAAAGCCTGGTGCTCAAGGCACCGGTGTCCCTGTCCATCGTGGTCGGCGGACTTCTGCTGGCCACCGTCCTCAGCGTGGTGCTCGGTGTCGCCGCCGCCGTACGGCGTGGCTGGCTCGACCGCGTGGTGCAGGCGACCGCGATCGTCGGCTACGCGGTGCCGAGCTTCCTGATGGCGCTGATGCTCTCCGCCACCCTCGCCGTCCAACTGCGCTGGCTCCCGGCGACCGGATACGTGCCGCTGGCCGACTCCCCCTCCGGCTGGCTCCAGTCCATCACCCTCCCCGCCGTCTCGCTCGCCATCGGCGCCATCGCCGCCACCGCCCAGCAGGTGCGCGGCTCGGTCATCGACGTACTGCGCCAGGACTTCGTGCGCACCCTGCGCAGCCGGGGCATGAGCGAGCGGCGGGTGCTCTTCCGGCACGTGCTGCGCAACGCGGCGCCCCCGGCGCTGACCGTGCTCTCCCTGCAGTTCATCTCCCTGGTGGGCGGCGCCGTCGTCATCGAGAAGGTCTTCGGACTTCCCGGAGTGGGCTCCGCCGCGGTGACGGCGACCGTCAACGGCGACACGCCGCTGGTCATGGGCGTCGTGGTCTACCTCGTCCTCATCGTCGTGGCGGTCAACCTGCTGGTGGACCTCGCCTACGGCTGGCTCAATCCGAAGGTTCGTGTCCGATGA